A single genomic interval of Streptomyces sp. 1222.5 harbors:
- the rplR gene encoding 50S ribosomal protein L18: protein MAYGQKILKGDAYKRAAIKRRHIRIRKNLSGTAERPRLVVTRSNRHIVAQVIDDLKGHTLASASTLDASVRGGEGDKSSQAKQVGALVAERAKAAGVEAVVFDRGGNQYAGRIAALADAAREAGLKF from the coding sequence ATGGCATACGGACAGAAGATCCTCAAGGGCGACGCCTACAAGCGCGCCGCGATCAAGCGCCGTCACATCCGGATTCGCAAGAACCTTTCCGGTACGGCGGAGCGTCCCCGTCTGGTCGTTACCCGCTCCAACCGCCACATCGTGGCGCAGGTGATCGACGACCTCAAGGGCCACACCCTGGCGTCCGCGTCCACTCTGGACGCGTCCGTCCGCGGTGGCGAGGGCGACAAGTCCTCGCAGGCCAAGCAGGTCGGCGCCCTGGTCGCCGAGCGTGCCAAGGCCGCCGGTGTCGAGGCTGTCGTGTTCGACCGTGGTGGCAACCAGTACGCCGGGCGCATCGCCGCCCTGGCGGACGCCGCCCGCGAAGCCGGGCTCAAGTTCTGA
- the rpsH gene encoding 30S ribosomal protein S8, translating into MTMTDPIADMLTRLRNANSAYHDSVTMPASKIKSHIAEILQQEGFITGWKVEDAEVGKNLVLELKFGPNRERSIAGIKRISKPGLRVYAKSTNLPKVLGGLGVAIISTSHGLLTDKQAGKKGVGGEVLAYVW; encoded by the coding sequence ATGACCATGACTGATCCGATCGCAGACATGCTTACGCGTCTGCGGAACGCGAACTCGGCATACCACGACTCCGTGACGATGCCGGCATCGAAGATCAAGTCGCACATCGCGGAGATCCTCCAGCAGGAGGGCTTCATCACGGGCTGGAAGGTCGAGGACGCCGAGGTCGGTAAGAACCTCGTTCTCGAGCTGAAGTTCGGCCCGAACCGTGAGCGCTCCATCGCGGGCATCAAGCGGATCTCCAAGCCCGGTCTCCGGGTGTACGCGAAGTCCACCAACCTGCCGAAGGTGCTGGGCGGCCTCGGCGTGGCGATCATCTCCACGTCGCACGGGCTCCTCACCGACAAGCAGGCCGGCAAGAAGGGCGTGGGTGGGGAAGTCCTCGCCTACGTCTGGTAG
- the rplF gene encoding 50S ribosomal protein L6, whose amino-acid sequence MSRIGKLPITVPAGVDVTIDGRTVSVKGPKGSLTHTVVAPIDIVKGEDGVLNVTRPNDERQNKALHGLSRTLVANMITGVTQGYVKKLEISGVGYRVTAKGSNLEFALGYSHPIVVEAPEGITFKVETPTRFQVEGIDKQKVGEVAANIRKLRKPDPYKAKGVKYEGEVIRRKVGKAGK is encoded by the coding sequence ATGTCGCGTATTGGCAAGCTCCCCATCACGGTTCCCGCCGGCGTGGACGTCACCATCGACGGCCGTACGGTCTCGGTCAAGGGCCCCAAGGGCTCGCTGACCCACACCGTCGTCGCGCCGATCGACATCGTCAAGGGTGAGGACGGCGTGCTCAACGTCACCCGTCCGAACGACGAGCGTCAGAACAAGGCCCTCCACGGCCTGTCCCGCACGCTGGTGGCGAACATGATCACCGGCGTGACCCAGGGTTACGTGAAGAAGCTCGAGATCAGCGGTGTCGGTTACCGCGTGACGGCCAAGGGCTCGAACCTCGAGTTCGCGCTCGGCTACAGCCACCCGATCGTCGTCGAGGCGCCCGAGGGCATCACCTTCAAGGTGGAGACCCCGACCCGCTTCCAGGTCGAGGGCATCGACAAGCAGAAGGTCGGCGAGGTTGCGGCCAACATCCGCAAGCTGCGCAAGCCCGACCCGTACAAGGCCAAGGGCGTCAAGTACGAGGGCGAAGTCATCCGCCGCAAGGTCGGAAAGGCGGGTAAGTAA